CCGCGCCTTGTTGGCTGCGGGACTACCGACCCATGTGATCCGGCAGGTGCTGCCCTGCGCGCTCGCCGACGGTTCACTGCGGCCGTGCCCGGGAGTGGTGGACACCCTGCGCAGCCAGCTCGCCCGTCTTGATCAGCGCGCGGACGAGCTGGCCCGGGCGCGACAGACACTGCAACAGGCCATCGCGCTCGCCGAACGAGCCGGCTGACCAAAGCCGGTGCCCGAGACTGGGCGGAGCATGCGATCGCTCAATCTGCGAAGAGGATTTGGCGGCGAAGCAGGTCGAATCCGGCCCGGCCATAGCCATCCCTTTTGATCCGTTTCACCCCATTGGCGTTGCCCTCGACCTTGCCCGAGCTCCATTCCAAGGTGAGTCCGGCGGTCACAGCGTCGAAGTCCTGCCGTAGACCGCGGGCCAGGCTCTGTAGCGGCTTCAGCCCGGTGTTCTCAGCGCGGGTGAGTCAGCTCTCAAGCTCGCTGCCGCGGCGCTCGGTCATCATCTGCGCGAAGTCGCGCACACAGTCGGCGACGAATTCCGATTCCGGGCAGCGGGCCAGGAGTTGCTTGAGCTTGAGCACGTTGCCCTAGTCGGTCTTGCCGGGGTGCGCGGTGATCAGCCAGGTGGCTTTCCGGACGGTCAGCTCCTTGGGCTTGTCGGGTGCGGGTTTGCCGCTGGCCCGGATCTGTTGCAGGTGACGGCGGACAGCCCGCTTACTGCCGCGGTAGCCGAGCTCGACGATCTCCGCATGAAGCCGTGCCGCGTCCATGCATCCCTCGTTCCAACGTCGGCACAGATAGGGCGAGTAGGCGTGGATTTGGCCGTAGCGGCGGGAGCCGGTTCCGCGGGAGGCATCGTCGGGAGTGGCGGCGTGTGCGTAGCGGCGCACGGTCTTGCGGTCGGGACCGAGGGTCTTGGCAATGACGTCGATCTGCACGCCCTTGTCGTAGAGGGTATGCACCGCGGCATGGCGCTCGCGTCGCTTGATCGCGCGCAGCCCTTCCATGCGCTCCGGCGCGTCGTCGGCTGCCGTGCCAGTCTCCGCCTGCACCGTCAGCCGATCAGGCGGAGACTTCCTGACCAGGCCAATGAGCGGTGTGCATCGTGAAGTTGCTGGTCACGGATCTGGTGTGCGTGGGGTTCGGAGTGCTCGTGCTGGTCGTGGGCGGATGATTTCGGCGAAGATCGTCGGTCATTAGGTCGACGGGTGAACTCTGGCATCGTGGGGACTGGGAAGGGAAGCAACCCGATCATGGGATCCCTTGCACAGCCGCAGTTCCACATGCCGTTCGAGGCCCGCCTCAACCCCCATGTGGACCAGGCCCGCGCGCATGCCAAGGAGCGGGCCCGGCAGATGGGCATGTTCGATGAGGAGTACTTGGAGTGGCCGCAAAGGTGGAGCGAGGAGAAGTTCGATCAGGCCGACTTCCCGTTGTTCATCGCCTTGACCCATCCAGACGCCGATGCATGCGAGTTGGATCTGGTAACCGATTGGCATGTTGCTCTGTGGTTCGTTGACGATCTCTTCTTGCCGCTCTACCGGCGTGACCACGACCAGGAATCGGCTGCAGCTCAGGTGGAACGGCTGATGCAGTTCCTGCCGTTGGACGGACTGCCTCGACCACTGAGCCCGGTCAATCCCGTGGAGCGGGCCTTCGCAACTCTGTGGACCGGCACGGCCGCCACCATGACCCTGGTCTGGCGCGATCGGTTCATCAGCAGTGTGCGGCGCTTCCTGGACGGGGTGCTGTGGGAACTCGAGCACGTCGACCATGCCTTGATCGACCTGATCGAATATCTGGGTGCCCGTCGCGACTTCGGCGGTCTGCAGTTCACCGCCGTGCTCATGGAGCACGCGATGGGCGAGCTCCGTCAGAATGTGCTTCGCCGCAGGGAGTTCCGCACCGCCGTTGACGCGTTCGTGGACGCCGTCAGCCTGCACAACGACATCGTGTCCTACGACCGGGAGGTGCATGAGGGCACGGTCGGCAACAACGGCGTGGAGGTGACCCGCAAGGTCCTTGGGCTCAATCGGCGCGGCGC
The genomic region above belongs to Streptomyces sp. CG1 and contains:
- a CDS encoding MerR family transcriptional regulator, with the protein product MLIGQLARRTGTSERRLRYYERVGLLTPRRQVNGYRDYDDDAEQTVAQVRALLAAGLPTHVIRQVLPCALADGSLRPCPGVVDTLRSQLARLDQRADELARARQTLQQAIALAERAG
- a CDS encoding terpene synthase, with the translated sequence MGSLAQPQFHMPFEARLNPHVDQARAHAKERARQMGMFDEEYLEWPQRWSEEKFDQADFPLFIALTHPDADACELDLVTDWHVALWFVDDLFLPLYRRDHDQESAAAQVERLMQFLPLDGLPRPLSPVNPVERAFATLWTGTAATMTLVWRDRFISSVRRFLDGVLWELEHVDHALIDLIEYLGARRDFGGLQFTAVLMEHAMGELRQNVLRRREFRTAVDAFVDAVSLHNDIVSYDREVHEGTVGNNGVEVTRKVLGLNRRGAEDIVNALLTARVNTLAEAPGSVPSEAVEFVEALQEALAGSYQWHELTGRFGRTTIEALAKPRGLGTSAAHIF